The genomic interval CAACATTTCGAAGTATCCtcgggcaagatactgaaccccaaattgctccaaATCGGTGTATGattgtgtatgaatgtttaaaaacttgtgcAAATGGCACATTGTATCATAGCCTTGGTcaagtagtgtgaaagtgctttgagtggttaCACGACAAGAAAAGTGCATACAAAGGTaggtccatttaccatatttatggagaaaatttaaaaaattgcattttagtTTCTACTTTACCGTACAGTTATATTTCCAATAAACTTTATGGCCCCTTTCCTACTTCTGGTGCCTCTGCCTGGATTACACCAATCTTCCAACTCAGCCTTCATTGTGATCTCAgctacacacctgtaaagtttaGTGAGCCTGGGACATAAGGGGCTTATGACCCTTTCCCTACCTCCTACACCCCTACTTTCAGCCCCCTTTTTTGGACAACACCAATTTTCAAACTCATCTTTTATTGTGATCTCAAGTAAAAACTTGATCTCAAGTTTTGTGACTCAACTTGCGCAGTTTTGATGCTATCGCTTTcacaaaatctgtccacagatagacaacacacacatataaacacgtGCAAGAATACTCAAAGTGGCCTCTGTGGCAGTTCCCACAACAggacaatacacacacacacacacacacacacacaggctcacgCTTGTGACCCTTAACAATGAGTCATGTCTAGTTGGGGGTCCTTTGTCACATTTCAGATATATATGAGGTGATAACAGTACCGCCAAAATACTGATTTCCTTTAAACGTCACAAGGTCACAAGGGGTTTAAAGGCATTAGCAAATTAaccaatatttcacaaaaatttcccagatataaaaataatcaaaaaaaatgaaaacaaataggTAAAACGGATTTCTGGAAATAAACACGTGACCACATGCTGGTGATgctattttaaaacacatctttTGCATTTATGTACTTAAATTTCTTGTCattaaaacacctgaaactgATATATCAGCAGCAAATATTGGTGTTTTATTGGCTTGTCTAGAGGCAAGTTCCACATTACTGGATAACGtaatttaaaacttaaacagTGAAACTAGTGAcctatatatacatacatacatacacatatatatacatatatatatttgtttgtttttaagatttgtttggggctttttgcctttattcagaTAGGATAGTTCAagtatgaaagggggagagagaaaggggaagtcatgcagcaaagggccgaggctggaatcgaacctgtggTCACTGCGGCGAGGACTTAGCCTCTGTaaatggggcgcctgctctaccagctGAACTACTACTAGCGACCAATATTAATTACACATTATAATAAtgttatacaaaaataaatcagtcaaaGAGGTAAATTTATTGCAGAATgattactttcacttttaatactttaggCACAGTGTACTGATAATACTTCTGTACTTTAAGGTAGATTTTGAGGGACTTCCCTCTCCATTTATCTTTGAAGTACAGTAGGTGAATTTGTGCAAGAAAGTCCCTACTCTtccataaaacatgtttgatatttgaatcagcctttaaaaaaacatgtgaaacatATGCATCAGTATAGCACAAATGTTAGGATGTGATCGTGCAGTCAAACAGGCTCATAGACCTCATTTTCTCTGTCATCTTTACATCACGTCAAACAAAGATCGTCAGcagacaaagaaacacacacacacgcacacacggaGGAGGGGGCGTGTATGTTCCTGTATTCATGTCACTGCACAGCTGATGGCACAAATCAcctgtgaagctgctgcagactcACAAACTGAATCTGGGTCATTTGTATTcaagtctttgtgtgtgtttgtcatgacACGACttcccatctgtctgtctgtatggaTGGATgctctcatcctcctcctccacctttgTAGAGCAGACAGCTATATGTGATATTTTGCTCTGGGTGGAGCCTTGCATGACCACTGACCTATATATTGGCACACTAAAGGAGGCGCCCCAATGTATCCGGATGTAGCCGGATGCAGGGAAGAAAGGATGGTTAGCTATGGCGAAAGTTCTCGTTTTGAGAGAATCTGAGTCGTCGTGTTGAGTTTCTGCTGTCAGACCGATTGTCGTGTTGTTGTTTGAAAAAGCAGGAAAGTCCCTCCGTGATTCGATAGAGCTGTAAAATACCTCGACAATGCCAGCTCTCCTGACAGCTCCTATGAGATGCCTGTTGGGGTTTTGTCCTATATATGCCGTGTTCACACACAAAGCTGCttctgccgctgctgctgctcgcaTTAAAGACAGAACTTTCCATCAAATATTCAACAGTTCACATGGGGGGGGTAACACTCAAGCCTGCCTGCAtgactgctgctgaggaaagtAGGTTGGATCTAAAACTCGCCATCACATGCATGAAAGCGCTACATGTGTCACGCATAAACACAGTGGGCATGATCACAGATACGCTGACACACGGAGCTGAGCTGTGGCTGCCTGAtactgcttcatttttcagcagaATGTCACTCTTTGatactgcgtgtgtgtgagtgtgtgtatttcccCTATGAATAGCAGGGGAGTTGAGCAGCACAAAGGGAGTAATTGTTCTTGTCTGAGCACCACCAACAGTCCACTGAGGAGGCTGCTGCACTCAAAAAGGCAAAGccagggaagaaaaaaaaaagatgactaaACCATCATCTTCACCAGATCTCACTGAGACAACGAAGCACTGACACACGGTTTCACTGCCATTTTGTTTAAAGCATGACAGACCTTTGTACGcaaacagcagtttttaaaacaagacagaaagtTGTTCAGACTTTTTTGGAGATAATTGGTCGAGGCCAAGGAGAGCGCAAGTTAAAGACTGACAGATAGAGTCAGTCAGTGTAAACAAGATCACCCAGAGAggcaaaatgtcacacagagaGCACAATGATTGGCCTTGTGTGGCTCCCGAATTGAAAGTAATTTGGATGGAAATAAAGGCTTCTGTTGATTAAGCAGTTTCTTATTCTAGCAATcaaaaaacttgtttaaaaaaatgattaaacagTCAAATGATTGCTGTTTTAACATATTCTTCActcaaaaaaatctgtcaataaGCTTCTCTATTACACGTTGTGTTtataattgtgaaaaaaatgtgagaaatgctCATTTTAACTCCCCACAGCAAAAGGTTGTATTCAAATAGCTTGTCTTATTTGACCAATAGtccaaatatataaaattttactgtcatatatgacaaagaaataaCTCATATATGAGCATTTGATAAATACCCTGACTTAAAGTATGaaacaatcattaaaatagttggtgattaattttctctcaatcaattcatcaataaatcattaCAGCTCTAGTTGTAATTATACACAATGACATGTTTAGGTGTTTGTGACTTATTTCTCAGCAATTGTAACTTTTAATATGtagtcattttttatattattatgaaCAGTAAAGAAGTAGTAAgaccttttacttgagtataaGTAACAGTATTACATAATAGACATGGCCTGTTTTAGTTAAAAGTCCTACATTCAACATTagtttagtaaaagtacaaagctATTTGTATCAGAATACACTTTAAGTACCACAagtaaaagtaatcaaaaaacAGAGTGgcccatttcaaaataatatgatattaCTGAATTATAAATAGTGCTATATTTATGTGTGCATCACTTCAATGTTGAAGCTGGCAGAGGTGGAGCTCATTCGAATTTCTGCTGGATGGAGGAACCTTTATTAGTATGTTActgtttattgatttatattttgcatttatcgTTTGGATCCACAaagtaacaaataaatgaagtggagtaaaaagcattttatttgcctctgaaatgtagtgaagtagaagtataaagtagcataaaatggaaatagtACTTCAGAAATGTATGTAAGTACAATACATGAGTAAATGTAGTTAATTACTTTCCCACACTAGTTCCAACTGTGTTTTACCATATTGTCATTAAGTAGACATAAAGATCTTCGACTATGGGTTCACACAGGAGGAAATAAAGTTGTTCACAAATACAAACTTGTATACAAGACAAGTAGCCTATATTAAAGTGTAATGTGACATGTTTATATGCTGCTTATAAATTCTAAATTGGGGATGTTAAATACAGTGTAGGACACTTTAAAGTCACTGTAAATGTCCACGCAAGTCTTAATGGGagtgattttgtttgtctttacaGTGCCACACATTGTCTTTTCTCACAATagaaaatgtctaaatttaGAAAACGCTGGAGTGATTCAGAGACTACGCGCTTGCTGTGTACTATCACAGCCATGAGAGACTGACTCCACAGAAATAACAGGCTGTATATTGCACATTACATCTCAAAGGCCtgactataaaataaaatgactgctCACCGTTACACCACTGAAACGGGTGCATCAATGCACCAGAGGGAGTCCTCGCCGGCGGAATCCGATTCGTGTTTACCAACAAGCCGCAGCCGCCCGTGCAGATGGATGACCGCAACAAAGTGCCCCGAGCAGAGCCAGTGACTGTCTGCCAGCAGTGTGAAAGGTGGACGTGACAATGGCACCTGCAAAAAGCACGAATAACAAGCGTTTTTGTCGAAAGTTGCCGTGAGGTTATGTCACATTATTCGGTTCATCACTGCAGGTTGAAAAAAGGAGAAACGGTGATGTGGatttcctccttctccttttcttcttctcctcgcTGTGGCTGTTTTGCCTCTGTTATTACTAATAGACGGCATAACACTGgcccagcagcagcatctgtgGGAGAAACTGGAGCACTGGCTGGATTTGCCCCCTCCCGCCCCCACAGACGCTACTGACGTGCGAAGAGACCAATGGAGAGGCCggctggctctgtgtgtgttgtgacgGCCTCAGACTGCTGTCATCATTTCACAATTTTCTAATGCATGTGTGATTTAGAGGCTAATTAATTgcaaggacagaaaaaaacccactaaattGGTCTTCTACAGGGCCGGATTGCACCTATAGGACGGCCCTGGGAGAAAACTGACTTGTGGGACCCACTGTCCCCCTTTTCTTCAACACTTTTTTGTATGGATGGGTTATGAGAAAATGGGCCCCTGAGCACAGGTATACAAAGAGCCCCAAATTGTCTCTTtgttgtgtctccttgtagcagtttgtgtctcagtgagatgattttgtctctttgaggttgttttgtgttgttttggcaGTTGCCTGGGTTTCTGAGTGAGGTAAATTTGTGTCTTAGTTaggtatgtatatatgttttagtcattttatgtctctttaacattgttttgcatattactgaggtaattttgggttattttgagTCGTTTTATGTGTCTCtggagtcattttgtgtccttttgtagGTGTTTGGGGGTCTTTGACTAAGTTGTATCTTATTGAGGTAACTTTGTGTCTCTATGagataattttgtctttttcggtcgttttgtgttgctttgtggtagttttgcatatttttcaagtaattctgtgtctttttcaaaaagtaattttatgccTCTTTCAGCTTGTTTTACTTCTTGCTGTAGTTGTTTGGGCCtctttgatgtcattttatgtattttttgaggtaattttgcatCTATGTGGtgattttatgccttttttgttgttttatgttgctttgtggttattttgcgtatctttgaggtaatttggaTCTTTTcttagtcattttatgtctctttttggatggtttgtgtctttttgtggttattgCATCTCTAACAAAATGTGTcttattgaggtaattttgtgtccctatgaggtcattttgtgttgctttgtggttgttttgcctgtttttgtagaTATTTTGAGCCAGTTCCGTTGCATTGCTTtgatgtctttttgtgtgtctttgtggacattttttgtctcttcctgTTTGTTAGATGTAAATTTGAGAGAGGTCAGGTCGgtaggcccattcagtaatccattcaTGATTGTTACAAAAATGTAGAGCTACACGACAGTTACACGATTAATGAGTCAGTCAACAGAAAAGTAATACACAACTATTCTAAAGATCAATTATTGTCAAAATTACCTGTTTCCTCGACCttaacattttctgtatttacttTGTCTTATGTGGCTatgaactgaatatttttgtgtaaaGACCTTTGGCTCAGAGATTATGATAGCAATTTTTCATAAAtttgtcaccattttttttggccaaacaccaaaatgaaatttcctgggtccagacctttgaatgCATTAACTCCACCAAGCCTGAGTTGACTGATTGGTCTGACATCTTCACAtcaaaaagcagataaaaaacGATCCAATGAGTGCTGCAGGAGGATTAACAATCAGCCAGCCAACAGCACTCCTTTGTAAAGCTGTTGTCAAAGCATTTTCAAGAGGTGCTCAAGAACCACTGAAGAGTCACTACAACAATGGCGAGCGCTGTAGACAAATCAGCTAGCGGGGCTGTTCTTCTATCAACATTACATCTCATTATCCCCTGACATCGTGACTTGTTTTAAAAACGAGTATGTTGGCATGGCCATGGTGTGGACTTAAACTGACATTAGATTCAGGTGGACACATTGATCTCTTGTGATCAAACCTCCTCCCCGTGGAAATCTGTTAAAGTTCATGCAATGTCAGACTGACATTGGTAATTATTAGTTGCGGCAATCATTTGATTAAGCTCTGATTAATTTAACCTTTTCTTAAAGgcctttttttatacattttatttaatcagttaACTTCTAACAATAACATTGTCTGTACAGTTTATTTCTCTGCATGACGGTTTACATGCTGTTTCACAGTCAAGGCTAAAATTTCGGTAgagaaataatgaatgaatgaatcctTTATCTGAGACTGAGAGggttcattcttgaccttgaaAAGACTGAATAGACATTTTGATGTGAGATTGTTTGGCAGGGTGCCATTTCCAGGGTCAACAATGAATTTTCAATTTCAAGTTTACATGAAAGTCCATGTAAAAGgctcaaaaaagtgaaaatatgaaCATCTGCAAGATCTTGTGGTGTGATTTAAAGCTCCAGAACAGCCACAGGATGGACTAGATGGAGAGATAGTTTGGTCAGAAAAACCTTAACCTCTTTATTGGTAAATATATTGTCAAATTTAATTATACTGATAACCTTTAATAATTAGTCATATCCACCAAATGTTGGTCTTTAATAGCAGACTGTAAATGTCCTTGAGGTCACTAAAACTCCTAAATATCTAGAAATAATACAGAGAATGTGAGTCCTACATACATCTGAAGtctccaaaatgacaaaaatctgagtTAACTAATgcccaaaaaacacttaactgGCAGTAAAACTATATACAAGTACTTGTTTCGAGGCCCAGCTATGATAAAACCTACCATAATATATAAAGTGTTGTACATGCACAGAGCGAGACAAAGACGGAGTCGCTCAGAAGAAATAGGCCTGCTCATATCCTGTGATGTTCCCAATGTAGACAGGCGTGTCCATGTAGATCAGTGACGCATCCTCTTCCTCAGGATTGTCAAACTGATGTAAACTTCTCCTTCCTAAACAAAGCAGAAGTGAGATGCATGTGATTAGAACTAAATAGATTAATCATCTCGATGGGAAACGGGGCCGAACAGGATAGCTCtttaatgaaacatttgaaTTCAGGGATGTTTTGCTAAACTAATTTTATATtccaatatcaatatatattgtgatattgtgaATTTTCTTGACATTCAGCTGTTGAAAAGACAGCATTATAACAAACTctcttaacttaacttaactacatgatttacaataataataagaagaattattattactgttatgattattattattgattaagtTTTTCATCTTACCTTCATTGACAAAAAAGCCAGCCAGCAGAGAGGACAACTGAACAGCATGAGCAGAGTGAGGAATGTTTCGGTTTCTGCTCCACTGAAAACGATTCACCTCTGGGTGCCACTGGACTCCATAGAAAGGATACCTTTTACCTGGTAGATATGTAAATTGCTGTTATTATAATTCTGTTACAAAGAAATGATTATAAGTCTGTCAAACTACGAGAAAAATAATCTTGTGTAACCTTCTATAGTTGAGACAAATTGGACTCCATTCTCTGCAATGTTTGTCGACAGTATGGAGAAGAAACTCTGCAGCTTCTCATTTTCCTGGAAGGTCTGGAagtacatttgttttattacacattgtaatatttatttatattttaatgttccatatttaattagatttaaaacagttctttgtttttgagGTCACCTGACTAAGCATGCGTTCTTGTGCTTTCTTTTGATGCAGTGACACATTGTTTTCTCTGCATCAATCAAGCTCATCTTAGTTATCTATTCTGGATCAGATGTGCAGTGTGGAAAATTTGATTAAACACAAATTCATTTAGAAGTATGCACCTTATAAGCTTACTATAAGCAAAAACTTGGAGCACATAATTGATAAAATTACCACAACCCAAATGCCACACTGTAAACCACATTTTTAGGGCCCTTTGGGTAATAATCAAACCTTGATTAACCATACAGCTTATGTAAAATGTGAAGTaatcatcattttaatttatgattAATTTATGTCTGTACTGCATGTCTCATTAAGGCCTTTTTGAGTCCCACGTTTTTGTCCTGTGTGACCGAAACTCCTGAGAAGCATGATGCTTCtaattttatttctctgcacaataacataaaaacccATCAGGAAGtgaaacatacagtacagtgacactgatcactgatcactgaAAGGATCAGCTGTACCTTCACTGTGACTCCGAAGCGGTGAAAATTGCCAGTCAGAGGTTCTTGGGTCAAAGCCCTCATGAGCTCGTTGGGGAAACCCTCAAACATCCTACTAGAGCCGGCCTCTGCAGGAAGAAACTGATATTAGGAAACCAACCAAACGGAAAAGGTTTCATCAAACAGTGACATTAttacaacatgaaaaaacacccTCTGATTTGCTGCGTCTGCTGACACCAAGTGGTACGACTCAGTACATGCAGTTCTCCAGCTgctaaacaataaaatgactcACTTTATTTTGACCTATTTAGAACATATTACTCAAAAGCTGTTCATCTAAAGATACGCATCAACAATAAAGCAGTGAGCTCTGACCTGTGGTGAGGTTGAGGGGCAGCGCTATGTTCTCAGCTGGGGTCTTTGTCAGCAGATTTTCGCCGGCCACCAGGACAGTCAGCAGTTGCATGCCCATGCATGTACCCCAGATAGGGAAGAAGTCGCCCTCATCATtggcctgacacacacacatagtcagattttttacttttatatatcTAAAACAATAAAGCAACACCGAAAAGCTCTATTAACAATATCAAGACAAAACCTTGTTGGGGTTGTAGCAGAAGAGGAAATTTCCAGTTAGAGTTATTGTAGTGCATTCA from Plectropomus leopardus isolate mb chromosome 6, YSFRI_Pleo_2.0, whole genome shotgun sequence carries:
- the LOC121944931 gene encoding gamma-glutamyl hydrolase isoform X2, translated to MPIKPTQEAVNDRPVIGILTQIVTDDVLQPFGRTFIPASYVKFTESGGSRVMPIRLTLTTAEYEEIFQKINGLLFIGGAADLETSDFAKVAKIFYRLALKANDEGDFFPIWGTCMGMQLLTVLVAGENLLTKTPAENIALPLNLTTEAGSSRMFEGFPNELMRALTQEPLTGNFHRFGVTVKTFQENEKLQSFFSILSTNIAENGVQFVSTIEGKRYPFYGVQWHPEVNRFQWSRNRNIPHSAHAVQLSSLLAGFFVNEGRRSLHQFDNPEEEDASLIYMDTPVYIGNITGYEQAYFF
- the LOC121944931 gene encoding gamma-glutamyl hydrolase isoform X1, which gives rise to MSSTGFSAYMWLFFTCCFCCSKAMPIKPTQEAVNDRPVIGILTQIVTDDVLQPFGRTFIPASYVKFTESGGSRVMPIRLTLTTAEYEEIFQKINGLLFIGGAADLETSDFAKVAKIFYRLALKANDEGDFFPIWGTCMGMQLLTVLVAGENLLTKTPAENIALPLNLTTEAGSSRMFEGFPNELMRALTQEPLTGNFHRFGVTVKTFQENEKLQSFFSILSTNIAENGVQFVSTIEGKRYPFYGVQWHPEVNRFQWSRNRNIPHSAHAVQLSSLLAGFFVNEGRRSLHQFDNPEEEDASLIYMDTPVYIGNITGYEQAYFF